A window of Bacteroidota bacterium genomic DNA:
ATGAACAAGTGGATGATATTTGCGTAATCGGTATTAGAATATAGAAGATAAGAAATGAATTTGCTGTAAAGGTTTGAATCCATCCCGATACGGCTTCTATCGGGAAGGATGATATTTGCGTAATAGGAATAAAAGTTTAGATTTTATTATACCGAAGGTAGTTAGGTTTCCGAAAAATGAGAAAGTCCCAAGCATCAAGCCCCAAGTTTCAAGCCCCAAGAAACAGCCAACAGCAACGGCTGTTTTCTTGGAATTTGGGACTTGCCGGCCGGCCGGCAAGGCAGGGAATTTGGAACTTTGGACTTCAACATTTCGCAAAGCCGATTTGTTTCAGTATAAAGAGAGGGAAAGAGGGAGAGTTTGTTTGAAAGTTTTTACGGAGAAAGTGGTGATACAGTAAGCGGTGCACGTTCTGAAAAATTAGTTTGCCGGCCCGCTTTCTTTTCCTGAAAGAACTCTATTCAAACAATTCATTTTTTTCCAAACAAGCAGTTGCTTTGTGAATATATTTGCACAAAATAGTTTATGCAATCTGAAAAAGTAAAATGCCTCATCATCGGCTCCGGTCCTGCCGGATACACGGCAGCCATTTATGCCGCGCGCGCAGATTTAAAACCGGTAATGATTGCCGGAATGGAACCTGGCGGGCAGTTGATGACCACCACCGAAGTTGAAAATTATCCCGGCTACCCCAGTGGAATTCAGGGACCGCAGATGATGGATGACTTCCGCAAACAGGCGGAGCGCTTCGGCACAAAAATAATTTACGGCTACGCTTCCTCGGTTGATTTTTCTTCCTATCCCTATAAAGTGGTGGTGGATGAAAAAGATACGCTCATTGCAGAATCAATAATTATTTCCACGGGCGCATCGGCAAAATGGCTCGGCATTGAATCGGAGCAGCGCCTGCGAAAACTCAGCGGAGGGGTTTCCGCCTGCGCAGTGTGCGATGGATTTTTTTTCAAAGGGCAGGATGTGGCGATTGTGGGCGGAGGCGATACCGCTGCCGAAGAAGCAACGTATCTTTCCAAACTCTGCCGCAAAGTGTAC
This region includes:
- the trxB gene encoding thioredoxin-disulfide reductase — its product is MQSEKVKCLIIGSGPAGYTAAIYAARADLKPVMIAGMEPGGQLMTTTEVENYPGYPSGIQGPQMMDDFRKQAERFGTKIIYGYASSVDFSSYPYKVVVDEKDTLIAESIIISTGASAKWLGIESEQRLRKLSGGVSACAVCDGFFFKGQDVAIVGGGDTAAEEATYLSKLCRKVYMLVRKDFLRASKAMQHRVENTANIELLYNHETVEVLGETGVSGAKIKNVKTGEERKINITGFFVAIGHQPNTEIFNGKIKMDAQGYIITVPNSTRTNVEGVFACGDVQDKVYRQAVTAAGSGCMAALDAERWLAAKGH